The following are encoded in a window of Spea bombifrons isolate aSpeBom1 chromosome 2, aSpeBom1.2.pri, whole genome shotgun sequence genomic DNA:
- the SENP1 gene encoding sentrin-specific protease 1, with protein MDDDMKEMIWESEHNSTVKAHRKDSSRDSSCAYSFQLTPLRYRPMERPAINSLSKPHFYKEISKPGKSIAAVDKSMFTPSFDLTKAKQNGSSHSSIFTAQSTSSRSPRPPRNIYTDSTKVSGPLNTVTGKCSPTSGFEKLFPIKSASASWSGTCRRSPKKAHRRHVSTVEETVREEEKEIYRQLLQVVTGKTYLSTKSTFLPPQISRCLSSSNSISGPPGASSLSSLEPSSFETESVYQPSFSFLQPPAIEPLLHSSTDLIPACESEAFTNHQHYEEYNNTSQPQSEGSGSDSVIIIDSVSQERDTPNPSIFQTLLWIKEISSNYDSRARERRRQIEKEKARALQLQSERLQDSSVQQSIDLHLRVPLEKEIPVTLPPKQDDEQEVEFPELTEEMEKEIKRALFGGSQDQILSEGFRLTITRKDIMTLHNLNWLNDEVINFYMNLLVERSKRKGLPKVHTFNTFFFPKLKSTGYQAVKRWTKKVDIFSVDMLLVPIHLGVHWCLSVIDFRKKSIAYYDSMGGLNNEACRLLQQYLKQESLDKKGVSFDTNGWVLTSKNSEEIPQQMNGSDCGMFACKYADYITKDKSITFTQRHMPYFRKRMVWEIIHQKLL; from the exons ATGG ATGATGATATGAAAGAAATGATATGGGAAAGCGAACACAACTCCACGGTCAAAGCACATCGTAAAGATTCTTCTCGGGATTCCTCATGCGCTTATTCGTTTCAG CTTACTCCATTGAGATACAGACCTATGGAGAGACCAGCAATAAATTCTCTTTCAAAACCACATTTTTATAAAG AGATATCAAAGCCTGGGAAGTCCATCGCTGCAGTGGACAAATCGATGTTCACGCCGTCTTTTGATCTCACGAAAGCGAAACAGAATGGCAGCAGTCATTCCTCTATATTTACAGCACAAAGCACGTCCTCTCGGAGTCCGAGACCCCCCAGGAATATTTACACAGACTCCACAAAAGTCAG CGGGCCCTTAAATACCGTTACTGGAAAGTGTTCTCCCACTTCTGGTTTCGAAAAGTTGTTTCCCATCAAAAGTGCTTCAGCTTCTTGGAGCGGAACGTGTCGGAGAAGTCCCAAAAAAGCTCATCGAAGACATGTCAGTACGGTGGAAGAA ACTGTCCGcgaggaagaaaaagaaatttaTAGACAATTACTTCAAGTGGTGACGGGGAAAACGTATTTGTCCACAAAATCAACCTTCCTCCCTCCGCAAAT ATCGCGGTGCCTGAGTTCAAGTAACAGTATTTCAGGGCCGCCCGGCGCTTCGAGTCTCAGTTCTCTAGAACCTTCCAGTTTTGAGACAGAATCTGTATACCAGCCGTCGTTTAGTTTTTTGCAGCCACCAGCTATAGAACCACTGTTACACAGCAGCACAGACTTAATTCCTGCCTGTGAATCCGAAGCCTTTACTAATCATCAGCACTACGAAGAATACAATAACACCAGTCAACCGCAATCTGAAG gtTCTGGTTCCGATTCAGTGATTATAATTGATTCTGTTTCTCAAGAGAGAGACACTCCAAA tcCATCAATTTTCCAAACATTACTCTGGATCAAAGAAAT CTCGAGCAACTATGATTCCAGAGCAAGGGAAAGAAGGCGACAGATAGAAAAGGAAAAGGCACGTGCGTTACAGTTGCAGAGTGAG AGGTTGCAGGACAGCTCTGTACAACAGTCCATAGACTTACATCTGCGTGTGCCCCTTGAAAAAGAAATACCGGTCACGTTGCCTCCAAAGCAAGACGATGAGCAAGAAGTGGAATTTCCAGAACTCACGGAG GAGATGGAGAAAGAAATTAAACGTGCCCTTTTTGGAGGCAGCCAAGATCAAATCTTAAGTGAGGGATTTCGTTTGACTATTACCCGTAAAGATATTATGACTCTCCATAATCTGAACTGGCTAAATGATGAG gttattaatttttatatgaatCTCTTGGTGGAAAGGAGTAAGCGGAAGGGCTTGCCGAAAGTTCACACATTCAACACTTTCTTCTTCCCCAAGCTCAAAAGTACTGGCTACCAAGCAGTGAAACGATGGACAAAAAAAGTGGATATATTCTCTGTGGATATGTTGCTGGTGCCGATTCACCTCGGTGTGCACTGGTGTTTATCA gTTATAGACTTCAGGAAAAAGTCCATCGCGTATTATGATTCCATGGGAGGTTTAAACAATGAAGCATGCAGGTTATTACA ACAGTATCTAAAACAAGAAAGTTTGGACAAAAAGGGAGTCAGTTTTGATACAAACGGCTGGGTTTTGACCAGCAAGAATAGTGag gaaatCCCACAACAGATGAACGGCAGTGACTGTGGAATGTTTGCCTGCAAGTATGCGGATTACATTACCAAAGACAAATCAATCACCTTTACTCAG